A genome region from Hydrogenoanaerobacterium saccharovorans includes the following:
- a CDS encoding alpha/beta hydrolase, with protein sequence MGTFAGDFYSESLRMTTQLKVIFPDISNDVTPVVSGQPSVLYLLHGLAANAGEWTRFSKIEYYAKKYNLIVIMPEVQRSFYIDAAYGPRYFSYVAEELPKICKKWFCLPDTREKTFIAGESMGGYGAAKCMLRYPKQYAAAATLSGVMNLPRIADDIAAGRWEDVAPQEFSALLGRDATVRPEDDVIALVQKAATEPDRPRLIQICGTEDFLYQDNQIFRKAAEQAGYNHTYLEWQGDHEWPFWDVAIQRAIQFFYNMDLKSTPIY encoded by the coding sequence ATGGGAACATTTGCAGGAGATTTTTATTCCGAGAGTTTGCGAATGACAACACAATTAAAAGTAATTTTTCCGGATATCTCAAATGATGTGACACCGGTAGTAAGCGGGCAGCCTTCTGTACTTTACCTTTTGCATGGCCTTGCCGCCAATGCCGGAGAATGGACGCGCTTTTCTAAAATTGAGTATTATGCAAAAAAGTACAACTTAATTGTAATTATGCCCGAGGTACAGCGTAGTTTTTATATTGATGCAGCCTATGGCCCGCGCTATTTTTCTTATGTTGCAGAAGAACTGCCAAAGATATGCAAAAAATGGTTTTGCCTACCCGATACCCGTGAAAAAACGTTTATCGCAGGCGAAAGTATGGGCGGGTACGGCGCCGCAAAATGTATGCTTCGTTATCCAAAACAATATGCGGCAGCGGCTACTCTTTCGGGTGTTATGAATCTGCCGCGCATTGCAGATGACATTGCGGCGGGACGTTGGGAAGATGTTGCGCCGCAAGAATTCTCTGCCCTTTTGGGGCGTGATGCAACAGTTCGCCCAGAAGATGATGTGATTGCGTTGGTTCAAAAAGCCGCAACAGAACCTGACCGACCGCGCCTGATACAAATTTGCGGAACCGAAGATTTTTTGTATCAAGATAATCAAATTTTTCGCAAAGCGGCCGAGCAAGCAGGTTACAATCATACTTACCTTGAATGGCAGGGTGACCATGAATGGCCGTTTTGGGATGTCGCAATCCAACGTGCCATACAATTTTTTTATAACATGGATTTAAAAAGCACGCCTATCTACTAA
- a CDS encoding GntR family transcriptional regulator: MTIEREINYQSPVYLQLREVVRTKIEDGDYLPGTTIPSENELAETYGINRLTVRNAVDALVKEGLLRRVQGKGVYVVGNKIERDLETLGGFTQTMLEKNAKPSTKVLIKIRRPAGIKYAHIFSIPPTENIYYIKRLDLANGEPISLEEIFLPCSLVPKLEGIDLAVFSLYEVYNFYGIQLEHARQALDLAELETSDARMLGIEPGSATLLFSCTSYDQTGRVIEYSRSYTRGDKCNFTVHFHK; this comes from the coding sequence TTGACTATCGAACGTGAAATTAATTATCAGTCACCTGTTTATCTTCAATTACGCGAGGTTGTGCGCACAAAAATTGAGGATGGTGATTATCTGCCGGGTACTACCATTCCTTCGGAAAACGAGCTTGCCGAAACTTATGGGATTAACCGTTTAACCGTACGCAATGCTGTGGATGCGCTGGTAAAAGAAGGTTTGCTGCGGCGTGTTCAAGGCAAAGGTGTTTATGTGGTAGGTAACAAAATAGAGCGAGATTTAGAAACTTTAGGCGGCTTTACGCAAACTATGCTTGAAAAAAACGCCAAGCCATCCACGAAGGTTTTAATTAAAATAAGAAGGCCTGCCGGCATTAAATATGCGCATATATTTTCCATCCCTCCCACAGAAAATATCTACTACATAAAACGCTTGGATTTGGCAAACGGCGAGCCGATTTCGCTGGAGGAGATATTTTTGCCATGCAGCTTGGTGCCAAAGCTGGAGGGAATTGACCTTGCGGTGTTCAGCCTTTATGAGGTTTATAACTTTTACGGAATACAGTTGGAACACGCACGGCAAGCACTGGATTTGGCAGAGCTTGAAACCAGCGATGCACGCATGCTTGGCATAGAACCGGGAAGTGCCACGCTGTTGTTTTCTTGCACAAGTTATGACCAAACCGGAAGGGTGATTGAATATTCGCGTTCTTACACACGAGGCGACAAATGCAATTTTACCGTACATTTTCACAAATAG
- the frlD gene encoding fructoselysine 6-kinase, which produces MAKLAAVGDNCMDVYENIGKSYPGGNPVNVAVYFTRMGGQASYTGAVGTDKYGALMADAIKQKGVDTSHIKFLPGNTAITHVELIDGERVFGDYEEGVLADMVLDASDIDFLCSHEMVVTGLWGNVHNNLAEIHSRGVPVAFDAATRPDDPVVDIAISSVDYLFFASDDGDTPALRDCMQKLHARGPMLVICTLGEKGSIAYDGKIFTVGGIVPCTVVDTMGAGDSYIAGFLYGILQQKPLPECMHMGAANSSVTLGYNGAW; this is translated from the coding sequence ATGGCTAAATTGGCTGCAGTTGGCGACAATTGCATGGATGTTTATGAAAATATCGGAAAGTCTTACCCCGGTGGAAATCCCGTAAATGTGGCAGTTTATTTTACGCGTATGGGAGGCCAAGCCTCTTACACAGGGGCAGTAGGCACCGACAAATACGGCGCTTTGATGGCTGATGCAATCAAGCAAAAGGGTGTTGACACCTCCCACATCAAATTTCTGCCGGGCAATACCGCTATTACACACGTTGAACTGATTGACGGAGAACGTGTTTTTGGCGATTATGAAGAGGGCGTTTTGGCTGATATGGTGCTGGATGCCTCCGATATTGATTTTTTATGCTCCCATGAAATGGTTGTAACGGGTTTATGGGGGAATGTTCATAATAATCTTGCTGAAATTCATTCCCGCGGGGTTCCTGTTGCGTTTGACGCAGCAACCAGACCAGACGACCCCGTGGTGGATATTGCAATCAGCAGTGTAGACTATTTGTTTTTTGCTTCAGATGACGGGGATACCCCTGCTTTGCGCGATTGCATGCAAAAGCTGCATGCACGCGGGCCAATGCTGGTAATTTGCACACTTGGCGAAAAGGGCAGCATAGCATATGACGGTAAAATTTTTACCGTCGGCGGTATTGTTCCATGCACCGTAGTGGATACGATGGGCGCAGGCGACAGTTACATCGCAGGCTTTTTGTATGGAATACTGCAGCAGAAACCTTTGCCCGAATGTATGCATATGGGTGCTGCAAACAGCAGCGTAACACTTGGTTACAACGGAGCATGGTAA
- a CDS encoding GntR family transcriptional regulator: protein MVTEYRSRPREEAAERIECYIIQNKLSVHDRLPSERDMCEMWSINRSTLRSAIRRLTAEGILYSKVGSGTFVAPPKFERCLQDAEVDGFGRMVESAGRRVTTQVVSARICEATKQLSRKMHVMMGHRLFETVRLRYLDEIPVLLVTSYIDADRAPGIDQYDFSKCSLYSTLKEQYGIAICGGEEIVNVTYTDKEESEQLNIPENAPVFYQSGVVFDQEKVPVEYFKAIVRSEYIRFVSTLTTKKPKE, encoded by the coding sequence GTGGTTACAGAATATCGCAGCCGCCCGCGAGAAGAAGCGGCAGAACGGATAGAGTGTTATATCATTCAAAACAAACTGAGTGTGCATGATCGGCTGCCGTCCGAACGCGATATGTGCGAGATGTGGTCGATCAACCGATCTACATTGCGCAGTGCAATTCGTAGGCTGACAGCAGAAGGCATTTTATACAGCAAAGTTGGTTCGGGCACATTTGTGGCTCCGCCCAAATTTGAGCGCTGTTTGCAGGATGCGGAGGTAGACGGCTTTGGCCGTATGGTAGAATCTGCCGGTAGAAGAGTTACAACCCAAGTGGTAAGTGCACGTATTTGCGAAGCAACCAAGCAGCTATCTCGAAAAATGCATGTTATGATGGGACATCGCTTGTTTGAAACGGTGCGTTTGCGCTATTTGGATGAAATACCGGTTCTTTTAGTTACCTCTTACATTGATGCAGACCGTGCGCCCGGAATTGACCAATATGATTTTTCAAAATGTTCCTTGTACAGCACGCTAAAAGAACAGTACGGCATTGCAATTTGCGGCGGTGAGGAAATAGTAAACGTTACCTATACCGATAAAGAAGAATCTGAGCAGCTGAATATTCCAGAAAATGCACCGGTATTTTACCAATCAGGTGTGGTTTTCGACCAAGAAAAGGTTCCCGTTGAATATTTTAAAGCGATTGTACGGTCGGAATATATTCGGTTTGTCAGTACTCTGACGACCAAAAAGCCCAAAGAATGA